From Alcaligenes faecalis, the proteins below share one genomic window:
- a CDS encoding gamma-glutamyltransferase family protein has protein sequence MNKTDTCMDWNNPYPSARSAVLGQNMVSTSHPLAAQAGLRMLQAGGNAVDAALAAAIALTVLEPTGCGIGSDAFAIVWDGKELHGLNASGRSPRGWSPDRFKGHDAVPDKGWESVSVPGAVSAWAELSSKLGRLSLEQVAAPAIHYAREGFPVSPVIARLWELGRQRLGDQPGFAEAFLRDGKAPVAGQWYQNPDQANTLERIAATQGQDFYTGELAKRIADFSRQHGGAMDEQDLAEHRANWCGTISHPFAQSVIHEIPPNGQGLAALMALGIMEQAGVGQQPLDHIDTVHLSIEAMKLAFADLYEHHADLEHMIHHPEHLLDPAYLRERAALIQMNEAGDPKHGLPGPSGTVYVTAADSSGMMVSLIQSNYMGFGSGVVVPGTGISMQNRGHGFTLRPGHVNEVAGGKRPSHTIIPAFAMNANGTPQMSFGVMGGPFQSQGHMQMALRVLLYGQNPQAAADAPRWRVTGGRGVAVEPTFDPALVQALRERGHEVVVEPGSGVFAFGGAQLILRQGNHYVGGSDPRKDGQVVAY, from the coding sequence ATGAACAAGACTGACACCTGTATGGACTGGAACAACCCCTACCCGTCCGCCCGTTCTGCGGTGCTTGGCCAAAACATGGTCAGCACCTCCCACCCCTTGGCCGCACAAGCGGGCCTGCGCATGTTGCAGGCAGGTGGCAATGCCGTCGATGCGGCGCTGGCTGCCGCCATCGCCTTGACGGTGCTTGAACCCACGGGTTGCGGCATAGGCAGTGATGCCTTTGCCATCGTCTGGGACGGCAAAGAGCTACATGGCTTGAACGCCTCCGGGCGCTCGCCTCGTGGCTGGTCGCCGGACCGATTCAAAGGTCACGACGCCGTCCCCGACAAAGGTTGGGAAAGTGTCTCCGTTCCTGGTGCGGTCTCTGCCTGGGCCGAGCTGTCCAGCAAGCTGGGCCGCCTGAGTCTGGAACAAGTCGCCGCCCCCGCGATTCATTACGCCCGAGAAGGTTTCCCGGTCTCACCCGTGATCGCACGTTTATGGGAACTGGGTCGTCAGCGCCTGGGCGATCAGCCCGGTTTTGCCGAAGCCTTTTTACGTGATGGCAAAGCGCCCGTAGCTGGTCAGTGGTACCAGAACCCGGACCAGGCCAATACGCTGGAACGCATTGCGGCGACCCAGGGTCAGGACTTTTATACCGGCGAGCTGGCCAAACGCATTGCCGACTTCTCCCGCCAGCATGGCGGCGCCATGGACGAGCAGGATCTGGCCGAGCATCGCGCGAACTGGTGCGGCACCATCAGCCATCCTTTTGCGCAATCGGTCATTCATGAAATCCCCCCGAATGGTCAGGGTCTGGCCGCCTTGATGGCACTGGGCATCATGGAGCAGGCGGGTGTAGGCCAACAGCCGCTGGACCATATCGATACAGTGCATTTGAGCATTGAAGCGATGAAGCTGGCCTTTGCCGATCTGTACGAACACCACGCAGATCTGGAGCACATGATTCATCATCCCGAGCATCTGCTGGACCCGGCCTATCTGCGCGAGCGCGCTGCCCTGATTCAAATGAACGAGGCAGGCGACCCCAAACATGGCCTGCCCGGCCCCTCCGGCACGGTCTATGTCACAGCCGCCGATTCCAGCGGCATGATGGTGTCCCTGATCCAGTCCAACTACATGGGTTTTGGTTCCGGCGTGGTCGTTCCCGGCACCGGCATCAGCATGCAGAACCGCGGTCATGGCTTTACCCTGCGGCCTGGTCATGTGAATGAAGTGGCCGGTGGCAAGCGCCCCTCGCACACCATCATTCCCGCCTTTGCCATGAATGCCAATGGCACGCCGCAAATGTCGTTTGGTGTGATGGGTGGCCCCTTCCAGTCCCAAGGCCATATGCAAATGGCGCTGCGTGTTCTGCTGTATGGTCAGAACCCGCAAGCCGCTGCCGATGCCCCACGCTGGCGCGTGACGGGTGGCCGTGGCGTGGCGGTAGAGCCTACTTTCGATCCCGCTCTGGTTCAGGCCCTGCGCGAGCGCGGTCATGAAGTCGTCGTTGAACCTGGCAGTGGTGTGTTCGCCTTTGGCGGTGCACAACTGATTCTGCGCCAGGGCAATCATTACGTGGGTGGCTCTGACCCGCGTAAAGATGGGCAGGTGGTGGCGTACTAA
- the mdcG gene encoding malonate decarboxylase holo-[acyl-carrier-protein] synthase, producing the protein MNAQLPARRHHLITLDNTAWDQVVTDLELTSHVCQSLRQWQARGWPLVVSRQPGELRSGQLQVGIPLPSDWGRQRLSLIVSQNQSLSWGSFPPAHEAQTLLPASLAQDWLSLCQRMQAHGCTAQVYGSYGWELITGQGYVREGSDLDLLLPVQSATQADRLVELLSAISELSGLPRLDGELLFPDDAAIAWREWQQWRSGASSKVMIKRTHGVRIQAHSDWPEHAPAPESSHAA; encoded by the coding sequence ATGAACGCCCAGCTGCCCGCTCGCCGTCACCACCTGATCACGCTGGACAACACAGCCTGGGATCAGGTGGTGACTGATCTGGAGCTGACCAGCCACGTCTGCCAGAGCCTGCGTCAATGGCAGGCTCGAGGCTGGCCGCTGGTCGTCAGCCGTCAGCCAGGCGAACTGCGTAGCGGACAGTTGCAAGTGGGCATTCCTTTACCGAGCGATTGGGGGCGGCAACGTCTGTCCCTGATCGTTTCCCAAAACCAGAGCCTGTCTTGGGGCAGTTTCCCCCCCGCCCATGAAGCCCAAACCTTATTGCCAGCCTCCTTGGCGCAAGACTGGCTGAGCTTATGTCAGCGTATGCAAGCACATGGCTGCACGGCTCAGGTCTATGGCAGTTATGGCTGGGAGCTGATCACAGGACAGGGCTATGTGCGTGAAGGTTCAGACCTGGATTTGCTGCTACCCGTGCAGAGCGCCACGCAAGCAGATCGTCTGGTGGAGCTATTAAGTGCAATCAGCGAATTGTCCGGTTTGCCCCGCCTGGATGGCGAGTTACTGTTCCCCGATGACGCCGCCATTGCCTGGCGTGAATGGCAGCAATGGCGCAGCGGTGCCAGCAGCAAAGTGATGATCAAACGCACTCATGGTGTACGTATTCAGGCGCACTCGGACTGGCCCGAGCACGCTCCTGCTCCGGAGTCCTCTCATGCTGCTTGA
- a CDS encoding Bug family tripartite tricarboxylate transporter substrate binding protein, which yields MTRPSNAPSTAQTLSTRRPWRRLAQTLLGAVLAVSSMATHASDWPDRPIRLIVPFPTGGATDVISRLIAESAAKAMNANIIVDNRTGAGGTIGSGEVARSKSDGYTLLFTTSSTHAIAPHLYKSLPYDAEKDFTPIAHLGDAASVLLVNPSVPAQTLPELIEYARAHPDELNYASSGNGTIVHLGTEAFLNQANIVMSHVPYRGTGQAINDMLGGSIHVLLDAIPTGMPYVNSGQLRALAVTGQQRSPLAPDLPTFQESGLPGYESVTWFGLYAPAGLPDEIRDKAYEAFTHAVQDPKVRSRLQTLGVDQPRSTSREEFISLVREDSARWQGLIQLTGIQIQ from the coding sequence ATGACCAGACCCAGCAACGCCCCAAGCACCGCACAGACCCTATCGACCCGTCGCCCCTGGCGACGTCTTGCCCAAACCTTATTAGGTGCTGTTCTGGCCGTCAGCAGCATGGCGACCCATGCCAGCGATTGGCCTGATCGCCCCATTCGCCTGATCGTGCCTTTCCCCACTGGCGGAGCCACCGACGTCATCAGCCGGCTGATTGCCGAAAGCGCCGCCAAAGCGATGAACGCCAACATCATTGTGGACAACCGCACGGGCGCAGGCGGCACAATTGGTTCGGGCGAAGTCGCTCGCAGCAAGTCCGATGGCTACACCCTCCTGTTCACCACCAGCAGCACCCACGCGATTGCCCCGCACCTGTACAAATCCCTGCCCTACGATGCAGAAAAAGACTTCACCCCTATCGCTCACTTGGGCGATGCCGCCAGCGTCTTGCTGGTGAACCCGTCCGTACCCGCGCAAACTCTGCCGGAACTGATTGAATACGCGCGCGCCCATCCCGATGAGTTGAACTACGCCAGCAGTGGCAATGGCACCATCGTGCACCTGGGCACCGAAGCCTTTTTGAATCAGGCCAATATCGTCATGTCCCACGTTCCATACCGCGGAACCGGTCAGGCCATTAACGATATGCTGGGCGGCTCCATCCATGTTTTACTGGATGCCATCCCCACCGGGATGCCGTATGTGAACAGCGGCCAGTTGCGTGCCCTGGCGGTGACAGGCCAACAGCGCTCGCCACTGGCTCCCGATTTGCCCACCTTTCAGGAGTCCGGCCTGCCGGGCTATGAATCGGTGACCTGGTTTGGCCTGTACGCTCCCGCAGGCTTGCCCGACGAAATTCGTGACAAGGCTTATGAGGCTTTTACCCATGCCGTTCAGGACCCCAAAGTACGCTCACGCCTGCAAACCTTGGGCGTGGACCAACCCCGCAGCACCAGCCGAGAAGAGTTTATCTCCTTGGTCCGCGAGGACAGCGCACGTTGGCAAGGCCTGATCCAACTGACTGGAATACAGATTCAATGA
- a CDS encoding triphosphoribosyl-dephospho-CoA synthase — protein MLLDAIETRTLAPRPTAADFMDPSRSWSCAAIGRAAVLALYDELILAPKPGLVSLLDSGSHDDMDASTFYRSLFALRHYFSDMAALGQQRVPFSQLQTRGIAAEARMQAATGGINTHRGAIFMLGLLCAAAGACLPFRTLTPATIRDQLQTLWGAALQARSLQASSALPGGRAVRRYGLQGANQEAAQGFPTLFETAWPAWQVAVKTLSPHSTPVAEQQLQTVGLHTLFSVMAVLDDSNLAHRGGLEGLHYARRCAAQYLQAGSAFTPDAVQRAQAMHQAFMKRRLSPGGAADTLSACCWLDRLQAYAPGGASQRRPTGA, from the coding sequence ATGCTGCTTGATGCAATTGAAACCAGAACATTGGCGCCTCGCCCCACTGCCGCCGACTTCATGGATCCATCCCGTTCCTGGAGTTGTGCGGCCATAGGCCGTGCGGCGGTTCTGGCGCTGTATGACGAGCTGATTCTGGCTCCCAAACCGGGGCTGGTTTCCTTGCTCGACAGCGGCAGCCATGACGATATGGATGCCAGCACTTTTTATCGCAGTCTGTTTGCCCTGCGCCATTATTTTTCTGACATGGCGGCTCTGGGCCAACAGCGTGTTCCATTCAGCCAGCTGCAAACTCGCGGGATTGCAGCGGAGGCTCGCATGCAGGCGGCAACCGGGGGCATCAATACCCACCGTGGCGCCATCTTCATGCTGGGCCTGCTGTGCGCAGCCGCAGGCGCTTGCCTACCTTTTCGCACCCTGACTCCCGCCACGATTCGGGACCAACTTCAAACATTATGGGGGGCGGCTTTACAGGCCCGCAGCCTGCAAGCTTCGTCCGCACTGCCGGGCGGACGGGCGGTACGCCGCTACGGCTTGCAAGGCGCGAACCAGGAAGCAGCCCAGGGCTTTCCCACCTTGTTTGAAACGGCCTGGCCCGCCTGGCAAGTCGCTGTCAAAACTTTGTCTCCGCACAGCACACCAGTGGCAGAACAGCAGTTGCAGACCGTGGGTTTGCATACCTTGTTTTCTGTCATGGCGGTCCTTGACGATAGTAATCTGGCCCATCGTGGCGGACTGGAGGGGCTACACTACGCGCGCCGCTGCGCCGCGCAATACTTGCAGGCAGGCAGTGCGTTTACCCCGGATGCTGTGCAGCGCGCGCAAGCCATGCATCAAGCCTTCATGAAACGCCGCCTGTCCCCCGGAGGCGCTGCCGATACCCTGTCGGCCTGCTGCTGGCTGGACCGCTTGCAAGCCTATGCACCCGGTGGTGCCAGCCAGCGTCGCCCTACTGGAGCCTGA
- a CDS encoding acyltransferase domain-containing protein encodes MRIALLFSGQGMQYADMLPWMNPAHPLLLQMQEQLHVPDWRAAMRDSSWASTNAHAQVVLTACALAAWQQLQEQVPALQSSSQSLAAVAGYSIGELAAACVAGVLSTSDTVKLAGQRAALMDQAGAGQDSSMLAVSGVSIRTIEQWCQVQGAALAIRNGPDSAVCAGPRDKLAALEKFAQEQGARCTPLAVNIASHTHWMSSAAQAFQEQLNQSELAVPNVPWPTNAGVWVHNAATAAQALSAQIMQTMQWDSCMEQIEERQPNVVLEIGPRRSLATMWNQRYSEIPARSVDEFQTLDGLQRWLSRWAG; translated from the coding sequence ATGAGAATCGCCCTGCTGTTTTCCGGGCAAGGCATGCAATACGCAGACATGCTGCCTTGGATGAACCCGGCCCATCCCCTGCTGCTGCAAATGCAGGAGCAATTGCATGTTCCCGACTGGCGCGCTGCCATGCGCGATAGCAGTTGGGCCAGCACCAATGCCCATGCCCAAGTCGTGCTGACGGCATGCGCACTGGCCGCCTGGCAGCAATTGCAGGAGCAAGTCCCTGCCCTGCAGTCCTCCAGTCAATCTTTGGCCGCCGTGGCGGGCTACAGCATTGGTGAACTGGCAGCCGCTTGTGTGGCGGGTGTCTTATCCACCAGCGATACCGTCAAACTGGCAGGACAAAGAGCCGCCTTGATGGATCAGGCGGGGGCCGGACAAGACAGCAGCATGCTGGCGGTAAGCGGTGTTTCAATTCGGACGATTGAGCAATGGTGTCAGGTACAGGGCGCTGCCCTGGCCATACGCAATGGCCCCGATAGTGCCGTGTGTGCGGGCCCGCGTGACAAGCTGGCTGCCTTGGAAAAGTTTGCTCAAGAGCAAGGGGCACGTTGCACACCCTTGGCTGTGAATATTGCGTCCCATACTCATTGGATGAGCAGCGCAGCTCAAGCCTTTCAGGAGCAACTGAATCAAAGCGAACTGGCTGTCCCGAACGTGCCGTGGCCGACCAATGCCGGTGTATGGGTGCATAACGCCGCCACCGCAGCGCAGGCTTTATCGGCACAGATCATGCAAACCATGCAATGGGATTCCTGCATGGAACAAATTGAAGAACGACAGCCTAATGTGGTGCTGGAGATTGGACCGAGACGCAGTCTGGCGACCATGTGGAATCAGCGCTATTCCGAAATTCCTGCGCGTAGTGTGGATGAGTTCCAAACCTTGGATGGTTTGCAGCGCTGGTTGTCACGCTGGGCGGGATAG
- a CDS encoding mechanosensitive ion channel family protein, which produces MTEFPAVVAIALNVVIALLILIIGWWLSAVAGRAIKRMAARSPRVDPTIVPMAQSVTVWTIRIFVLIAVLARFGVQTASIIAVLGAAGLAVGLALQNTLQNIAAGIMLLMLRPLRAGEFVSVVGKGDGTVQEVGLFLTRFEQVDGIQFTLPNSLIWGNPIINYSRNTTRRLDFGVGVRYGDDLDLAIKLLQDLLNEHPQVLKDPAPLVMVMEYKDSVITVNLRAWINAADFWDARFDLFRRAVQVLNQAGLQTPVPVREIVQSVGEKKAA; this is translated from the coding sequence ATGACAGAGTTTCCAGCCGTTGTCGCGATTGCGCTCAACGTCGTGATCGCTTTGTTGATTCTGATTATTGGCTGGTGGCTATCGGCCGTCGCTGGTCGTGCCATCAAGCGGATGGCGGCCCGTTCCCCCCGAGTGGATCCGACGATTGTACCCATGGCCCAGTCCGTGACGGTCTGGACGATTCGCATATTTGTGCTGATCGCTGTACTGGCGCGTTTTGGCGTACAGACCGCCAGCATTATTGCGGTATTGGGTGCTGCCGGCTTGGCCGTTGGTCTGGCCTTGCAGAACACACTGCAAAATATCGCGGCTGGCATCATGTTGCTGATGCTGCGTCCCTTGCGTGCGGGCGAGTTTGTATCGGTCGTTGGTAAAGGCGACGGGACCGTGCAGGAAGTGGGTTTGTTCCTGACCCGCTTTGAGCAAGTGGATGGCATTCAATTCACGTTGCCCAATAGCCTGATCTGGGGCAACCCTATCATCAACTACAGCCGCAACACCACTCGTCGTTTGGACTTTGGTGTGGGCGTACGCTATGGCGATGATCTGGACCTGGCCATCAAGCTGCTGCAGGACTTGCTCAATGAACATCCTCAGGTGCTGAAAGACCCGGCTCCTTTGGTCATGGTCATGGAGTACAAGGACAGCGTAATCACCGTCAATCTGCGTGCGTGGATCAATGCTGCTGACTTCTGGGATGCCCGTTTTGATCTGTTCCGCCGTGCGGTCCAAGTGCTGAATCAGGCTGGTTTGCAGACGCCCGTTCCAGTACGTGAAATCGTGCAGTCGGTTGGCGAGAAAAAGGCTGCGTGA
- a CDS encoding LLM class flavin-dependent oxidoreductase, whose translation MKPSYPLSVLDLSPIVQGSTPAQSFRCSADIARHAEQWGYHRYWLAEHHGMPGIASAATSVLIGHIAGQTSRIRVGAGGIMLPNHSPLVIAEQFGTLASLYPGRIDLGLGRAPGSDPETARALRRNLNSDPDQFPRDVLELMDYMSDEPRNRIMAVPGRGLNVPVWILGSSLFGAQLAAALGLPYAFASHFAPAQLMDAIEVYRRQFQPSVHLEKPYVMLGYNVFAADTEDEAKLLASSWQQSFVNLRSGRPGQLPPPVRDYYEQCSPPAQHLLDSLLSCTAIGNPEQVLEQMKGFIQLTGANELMLNANIFDHNKRLRSYEIAAELRGSLV comes from the coding sequence ATGAAGCCTAGCTATCCGCTCTCCGTCCTAGACCTGTCCCCTATTGTTCAGGGCTCCACACCGGCCCAGTCCTTTCGCTGTTCGGCGGACATTGCCCGTCATGCCGAGCAGTGGGGCTATCACCGTTACTGGCTGGCCGAACACCACGGCATGCCCGGTATTGCCAGTGCTGCCACTTCAGTTCTGATCGGCCACATTGCCGGTCAAACCAGCCGCATTCGTGTGGGCGCGGGCGGCATCATGTTGCCCAACCATTCCCCTTTGGTGATTGCCGAGCAGTTTGGAACGCTGGCCTCCCTGTACCCCGGCCGTATTGACTTGGGCCTGGGTCGTGCCCCTGGCTCCGACCCCGAAACCGCCCGCGCCTTGCGCCGCAATCTGAACAGCGACCCCGACCAGTTTCCGCGCGACGTGCTGGAACTGATGGACTATATGTCCGACGAGCCGCGCAACCGCATCATGGCCGTGCCCGGTCGCGGACTGAATGTGCCGGTCTGGATTCTGGGCTCCAGCCTGTTTGGTGCTCAACTGGCCGCCGCCTTGGGCTTGCCCTACGCCTTTGCTTCGCATTTTGCACCTGCTCAATTGATGGATGCTATTGAGGTTTACCGCCGTCAGTTCCAGCCTTCCGTGCATCTGGAAAAACCGTACGTCATGCTGGGCTACAACGTCTTTGCCGCCGACACGGAAGACGAAGCCAAACTACTGGCCTCCTCCTGGCAACAGTCTTTTGTGAACCTGCGCAGTGGTCGTCCCGGCCAGTTGCCACCGCCCGTACGCGACTACTACGAGCAATGCAGCCCACCCGCCCAGCATCTGCTGGACTCCCTGCTCAGCTGTACGGCCATTGGCAATCCGGAACAAGTGCTTGAGCAGATGAAAGGCTTCATTCAACTGACCGGCGCCAACGAACTGATGCTGAACGCCAATATCTTTGACCATAACAAGCGCTTGCGCTCCTACGAGATTGCCGCCGAACTGCGCGGCAGTCTGGTATGA
- a CDS encoding LysR family transcriptional regulator, translating into MFLIDEKITVRRLEVLLAFLEAGTIARAAEQLGTSAVSVHRALKSLEEGLRCPLFLQEGRNLVPQESARELAEAAKETIRTLQHGIDNARAAGGYSSDQLRIGSMYSLTIRLVPRLLVELKVHKPLMQIDLVLDSNEKLLQKLRGGHIDAALIELPQEQPDDLEMLPIFDDELMFAAPMDWQGSDSSVVDLERCSKERFVSLTDDFATGRDMQRMLAKAGFDADIVMRTGDIFSLMSLVSGGVGCSLLPARAKEVFSDKIQWLGLEHKYRHSQRIGLVCMKSRERSPNVLSLLRACRIVRTQLEKEGLKSA; encoded by the coding sequence ATGTTTCTGATCGACGAAAAAATCACGGTACGACGCCTGGAAGTTTTGCTGGCTTTTCTGGAAGCCGGCACGATTGCCCGTGCCGCTGAACAATTGGGTACCAGTGCGGTCAGTGTGCATCGAGCATTGAAAAGTCTGGAAGAAGGTTTGCGCTGCCCCTTGTTCCTGCAGGAAGGGCGCAACCTGGTGCCGCAAGAATCGGCACGCGAGCTGGCTGAAGCCGCCAAGGAAACCATCCGTACCTTGCAGCATGGTATTGATAATGCTCGCGCAGCAGGGGGGTATTCCTCGGATCAGTTGCGCATTGGCTCCATGTATTCGCTGACGATACGTCTGGTGCCGCGTCTGTTGGTGGAGCTGAAAGTCCACAAACCGTTAATGCAGATTGATCTGGTGCTGGACTCCAACGAGAAGCTGTTGCAAAAGCTGCGGGGCGGTCATATCGACGCGGCCTTGATCGAGTTGCCGCAAGAGCAGCCGGATGACCTGGAAATGCTCCCCATTTTTGATGATGAACTGATGTTTGCGGCCCCCATGGATTGGCAAGGTTCGGATTCATCCGTAGTGGATCTGGAGCGTTGCTCCAAGGAACGCTTTGTGTCGCTGACCGATGACTTCGCGACAGGCCGGGACATGCAACGCATGCTGGCCAAAGCCGGATTCGATGCCGATATTGTGATGCGCACCGGGGATATCTTTTCCTTGATGAGCCTGGTCAGTGGCGGGGTGGGGTGTTCTCTTTTGCCGGCCCGTGCCAAAGAGGTTTTCTCTGACAAGATTCAATGGCTTGGCCTGGAGCACAAGTATCGACACTCACAGCGTATCGGTCTGGTCTGCATGAAGTCACGCGAGCGTAGCCCGAATGTGTTGAGCCTGTTACGGGCCTGCCGGATCGTGCGCACTCAGCTGGAAAAAGAAGGGCTGAAATCGGCCTGA
- a CDS encoding LysR substrate-binding domain-containing protein, which produces MNPRHLQETALRYFQEVARCGSISQAASNLHVATSAISRQISGLEENLGMALFERHARGMNLTAAGELLLAHARRSAMDAERTLHDIAALQGLQTGLIRIASSEGLAAQLLPQCIAQFREKHQGIRFQLDVLPPHRITMLLLSGQIDIGIKFTQTAEKDIKTLFRRDAPVMALAVPGHPVTRTERISLKSLLAHPLALPGPDTTVRQMMDVACSAQNLSLDPVFSSNHMQSLHQFALSGAGVTVSALLSARHLIEQGLLQASFIHERGLLNRQIEVQALAGRRLPSIVRRFLDELLPQLEIDPQALPK; this is translated from the coding sequence ATGAACCCACGCCATCTTCAGGAGACCGCACTGCGCTACTTCCAGGAAGTAGCGCGTTGTGGCTCTATCTCGCAAGCGGCAAGCAATCTGCATGTGGCCACATCGGCCATCAGCCGCCAGATCAGCGGACTGGAAGAAAACCTGGGCATGGCCTTGTTCGAGCGCCATGCCCGTGGCATGAACCTGACCGCTGCGGGTGAACTGCTGCTGGCCCATGCGCGCCGCAGTGCCATGGATGCCGAGCGTACCTTGCACGATATTGCCGCCCTGCAAGGGCTGCAAACCGGCCTGATCCGCATTGCTTCTTCTGAAGGTTTGGCCGCCCAGCTCCTGCCGCAATGCATCGCGCAGTTTCGTGAAAAGCATCAGGGCATACGCTTTCAGCTGGATGTGCTGCCGCCACACCGCATCACCATGCTGCTGTTGAGCGGCCAGATTGATATAGGCATCAAATTCACGCAAACGGCTGAAAAAGACATCAAGACCTTGTTCCGCCGCGATGCGCCCGTCATGGCTCTGGCGGTTCCCGGGCACCCAGTAACCCGTACCGAACGCATCAGCCTGAAAAGCCTTCTGGCGCACCCCCTAGCCTTGCCTGGCCCCGACACCACGGTACGACAAATGATGGATGTGGCTTGCAGTGCGCAAAACCTGAGTCTGGACCCGGTTTTCAGCAGCAACCACATGCAGTCCCTGCATCAATTTGCCTTGTCCGGTGCTGGTGTGACCGTGTCAGCCTTGCTCTCGGCTCGTCATCTGATTGAGCAAGGTTTGCTGCAAGCCAGCTTCATCCACGAACGCGGCTTGCTGAACCGCCAGATTGAAGTGCAGGCCCTGGCTGGCCGCCGCTTGCCCTCTATTGTTCGCCGCTTTCTGGACGAGTTGTTACCGCAACTTGAAATCGATCCGCAGGCCTTGCCAAAATAG
- the mdcE gene encoding biotin-independent malonate decarboxylase subunit gamma yields the protein MKWETLVQSLFDTQHSISEQDLFLQGDAEFDGQTLTVIGTTEHAPIGVALALTQAQAVLDTIKNHPGRSLLLLVDTQGQQLRRRDELLGINRAMAHLGMCLDLARRKGHKVIGLVYDQALSGGFITSGLIADACYAVPEAEIRVMRIPAMARVTKLPEAMLEELAQSNPVFAPGVGNYVAMGGIQSVWDSSSPEQLRASLRAALAQSNDQDRRASDGAERGGRRLAAQIIEQVLQAS from the coding sequence ATGAAATGGGAAACTCTGGTGCAATCGCTGTTCGATACGCAGCACAGCATTAGCGAACAGGATTTGTTCTTGCAGGGCGATGCCGAATTTGATGGTCAGACCCTGACCGTTATCGGCACCACCGAACACGCCCCCATCGGCGTGGCCCTGGCCTTGACTCAGGCACAGGCCGTGCTGGACACCATCAAGAACCATCCTGGCCGCAGTCTGCTGCTTTTGGTCGATACTCAAGGTCAGCAACTGCGCCGCCGCGATGAGCTGCTGGGCATCAACCGCGCCATGGCTCACTTGGGCATGTGCCTGGATCTGGCCCGACGCAAAGGCCACAAGGTTATTGGGCTGGTGTACGACCAAGCCCTGTCCGGTGGTTTCATCACCTCCGGCCTGATTGCCGATGCCTGCTATGCCGTGCCCGAAGCCGAAATTCGCGTCATGCGCATTCCTGCCATGGCCCGCGTCACCAAGCTGCCCGAAGCCATGCTGGAAGAGCTGGCGCAGTCCAATCCGGTCTTTGCGCCCGGCGTAGGCAATTATGTGGCCATGGGAGGCATTCAGTCTGTCTGGGACAGCAGCTCGCCAGAGCAACTGCGTGCTTCCTTGCGGGCAGCACTGGCTCAATCCAATGATCAGGATCGCCGCGCCAGCGATGGTGCCGAACGTGGTGGCCGCCGCCTGGCTGCCCAGATCATTGAACAGGTCTTGCAGGCATCCTGA
- a CDS encoding class I SAM-dependent DNA methyltransferase, whose product MKETSRRTVNHYQDHAQAYRDGTWDHDVSQNRDALLAAIGLPGPVDILDLGCGPGRDLVAFQAMGHRPVGLDGCAAFVEMARQQTGLPVLHQDFLDLNLPAAAFDGVFANAVLFHIPSAELPAVLTALRHSLRPGGVLFSSNPRGQGQEGWNGQRYGCYYSWEQWSERLEQAGFEYIEHFYRPTDRPPQEQHWLASLWRVPA is encoded by the coding sequence ATGAAAGAAACCAGTCGTCGCACCGTCAACCATTACCAGGACCATGCGCAGGCTTATCGGGACGGCACGTGGGACCATGATGTCAGCCAGAATCGCGATGCTTTGTTGGCGGCCATCGGCTTGCCGGGGCCTGTGGATATTCTGGATCTGGGCTGTGGGCCGGGGCGGGATCTGGTCGCGTTTCAGGCTATGGGCCATCGCCCGGTGGGGCTGGATGGCTGTGCGGCTTTTGTGGAGATGGCTCGTCAGCAAACCGGCCTGCCGGTGCTGCATCAGGACTTTCTGGATTTGAATTTACCCGCTGCCGCGTTTGATGGCGTGTTTGCCAATGCGGTTTTATTCCATATACCCAGTGCCGAGTTACCTGCTGTGTTGACGGCCTTGCGTCATAGCCTGCGACCTGGAGGCGTGCTGTTTTCTTCCAATCCGCGTGGTCAGGGGCAAGAAGGCTGGAATGGTCAGCGCTATGGTTGTTACTACAGTTGGGAGCAGTGGTCAGAGCGTCTGGAGCAAGCGGGCTTTGAATATATAGAGCACTTTTATCGCCCCACAGACAGGCCACCGCAGGAGCAACATTGGCTGGCGTCCTTGTGGCGTGTACCGGCCTGA